One window of the Maylandia zebra isolate NMK-2024a linkage group LG19, Mzebra_GT3a, whole genome shotgun sequence genome contains the following:
- the fam167b gene encoding protein FAM167B, which produces MLSVYQQSAAPMDFKELGDGSSSEGDTEDLDSVKALTEKLKLQTRRPSYLEWQERVQSRAWKERNSADGPESGGQQVVSVPAILRRSELVVGSICGFDTMDDALEHLRKELREMQVQDNRLARQLIRLRVEIHRLKVEQVCHRHKEMLDDATYELEECGEESDLLCDIPMKAAFALSTPLKHLGLTKMNINSRRFSLC; this is translated from the exons ATGCTCAGCGTGTATCAGCAATCTGCTGCACCGATGGAttttaaggagcttggagaCGGCTCGTCCTCCGAGGGCGACACGGAGGATCTGGACAGCGTGAAAGCGCTCACGGAGAAGCTGAAGTTACAGACCCGCAGACCGTCCTACCTCGAGTGGCAGGAGCGCGTACAGAGCCGAGCGTGGAAGGAAAGAAATTCCGCGGACGGTCCCGAATCAGGAGGACAGCAAGTCGTTTCCGTGCCGGCAATTTTGAGGAGGTCAGAACTGGTTGTGGGCAGCATCTGTGGCTTTGACACTATGGACGATGCCCTGGAGCATCTTAGAAAAGAGCTG AGGGAAATGCAAGTTCAGGACAACCGACTGGCCCGTCAGCTGATCCGTCTGCGGGTGGAGATCCATCGGCTCAAAGTGGAGCAAGTGTGCCACCGTCACAAGGAGATGCTGGACGACGCAACGTACGAGCTGGAGGAGTGCGGAGAGGAGTCGGACCTGCTGTGTGACATCCCCATGAAGGCTGCCTTTGCTCTGTCCACCCCTCTAAAGCATCTGGGCCTCACCAAGATGAATATCAACTCCAGGCGTTTCTCACTGTGTTAA